From a region of the Haematobia irritans isolate KBUSLIRL chromosome 4, ASM5000362v1, whole genome shotgun sequence genome:
- the LOC142234189 gene encoding uncharacterized protein LOC142234189: MTTKPKSKGQLKWDSHSEISSKLDEIKNSLNELQKSQSQSSEILLKLESINSTLLNIKNFQTQQSEFNSKVLSTIANLKDTISTQNNALTNVLSEHIVGLRMSFKAHFEAPRFAEFFPIKSDNELKSIDEMINDDNKSEFVSTLRRVIGAKGLQRGITNVFSNDIILNYNARGIQGKKRLLDFKKLIDVLFLASTADGCTEYEFIVALRNALKAAKNKHFKTNCLKNKVQKENLPDE; the protein is encoded by the exons atgacaA CAAAGCCAAAATCTAAAGGACAATTAAAATGGGACTCTCATTcggaaatttcgagtaaactagATGAAATAAAAAACTCTTTAAATGAATTACAAA AATCTCAATCACAATCAAGCGAAATACTTTTGAAACTAGAATCTATAAACTCaactttattaaatattaaaa attttcaaACTCAACAATCCGAGTTCAATTCTAAAGTTTTATCAACGATCGCTAATTTGAAAG ATACTATATCAACCCAGAATAACGctctaacaaatgttctttccgAGCACATCGTTGGTTTAAGAATGTCTTTCAAGGCGCATTTTGAAGCTCCAAGATTCGCAGAATTTTTCCCAATTAAGTCGGATAATGAATTAAAAAGCATCGACGAAATGATAAACGATGATAATAAGAGCGAATTT GTATCAACCCTAAGAAGAGTAATAGGAGCCAAAGGGTTACAAAGAGGAATCACAAATGTTTTTTCCAATGATATTATTCTTAATTACAACGCCCGTGGAATTCAAGGAAAAAAGAGGCTTTTAGATTTCAAAAAACTTATTGATGTTCTCTTTT TGGCAAGCACTGCAGATGGATGCACTGAGTATGAATTTATTGTTGCTCTGCGCAATGCCTTAAAAGCcgccaaaaataaacatttcaaaACCAACTGCCTCAAGAACAAAGTACAAAAGGAAAACCTGCCCGATGAATAA